One part of the Treponema peruense genome encodes these proteins:
- a CDS encoding DNA topoisomerase, translated as MLILTEKPSVAQSFGAALSIPYNKSLGYYAGDDIEITNCIGHLYELAKPEEYDEQYKSWAFELLPIIPEEYLYKKNEDTIKQISKVTKLLQKHKNDKIIIATDADREGEVIARIVFQQAGLKDISNCYRFWVSEALTPEVINKGLKTVTPWSNYNELAKKGFARQHADWLVGMNLTPYETLLAGHKITLPVGRVQTAILAAIAQRNNEVKNFVPEPYYQCVAKLSDSQGNKIEALLINPENKKLFFPQLNYYINSAHTYSETDKTITFQTEVKRKSLNPPTLLSLTELQKLAAKQYDYSSSKTLELAQSLYEKHKCLSYPRTPSSVLGDDDVELFKEKYELLKGKYEISKYCNVELISVDNKHIFNSKKLDSHHALIPLDFIPEDATQAEKNIYSLVIQRFFMSCMDKCIFDEKTMLIKNGEYTYKTTVKSIVEPGWKNAESKLESEGTNKDDDDKIQFFDENHCYLKNTEIVKKMTTPKKEFTETSLLAFMENPTMENTDEKLVGLGTPATRGNILSKLEEYSYVVKNQKKYYATEKAFFLLKLLFKNPLTAKIASISQTTQWEKQLESSPEEFEEYIEKFICDCVKTHPEVENYEKEGIGKCPLCGSKVIEGKKSYFCEKLTKEPKCSFIIYKNSFSTLISKKDVQLMCEGKVTGAKSLTSKTGKTYQAKLKYNIETMKIEQVFVNKFKR; from the coding sequence TTGCTTATTCTTACAGAAAAACCATCAGTTGCACAGTCATTTGGTGCAGCTCTTTCTATTCCCTATAATAAGTCACTAGGATATTATGCTGGAGATGACATTGAGATTACTAACTGTATTGGTCATTTATATGAATTGGCAAAGCCTGAAGAATATGATGAGCAGTATAAATCATGGGCTTTTGAATTACTTCCAATAATACCCGAAGAATATCTTTATAAAAAAAATGAAGATACAATCAAACAAATCAGTAAAGTTACAAAACTTTTACAGAAGCATAAGAATGATAAAATCATCATCGCAACCGATGCAGATCGAGAAGGTGAAGTAATTGCAAGAATTGTTTTTCAGCAGGCAGGATTAAAGGACATTTCTAATTGCTACAGATTCTGGGTATCAGAAGCCTTGACTCCAGAAGTAATAAATAAAGGGTTGAAAACTGTAACTCCCTGGAGCAATTACAATGAACTTGCTAAAAAAGGATTTGCACGACAGCACGCAGACTGGCTTGTTGGTATGAATCTTACTCCTTATGAAACTTTACTCGCAGGGCATAAAATCACACTTCCTGTAGGAAGAGTTCAGACAGCAATTCTTGCTGCCATTGCTCAGAGAAACAATGAAGTAAAAAACTTTGTGCCTGAGCCTTATTATCAGTGTGTTGCAAAACTCTCTGACAGCCAGGGAAATAAAATTGAAGCACTACTGATAAATCCTGAAAATAAAAAACTTTTCTTTCCACAGTTAAACTATTACATCAACTCTGCTCATACATACAGCGAGACAGATAAAACAATTACTTTTCAAACTGAAGTAAAAAGAAAAAGTTTGAATCCGCCAACGTTATTAAGTTTAACTGAATTACAAAAGCTGGCCGCAAAACAGTACGATTATTCATCAAGTAAAACTCTTGAACTTGCTCAGTCTCTTTATGAAAAGCACAAATGCCTTTCTTATCCTAGAACACCATCTTCTGTATTAGGTGATGATGACGTTGAGTTATTTAAGGAAAAGTATGAACTTCTGAAAGGTAAATATGAAATTTCAAAATACTGTAATGTAGAACTCATAAGTGTTGATAATAAGCATATTTTCAATTCAAAAAAACTTGATTCACATCACGCTTTAATTCCGCTTGATTTTATTCCAGAGGATGCAACACAGGCAGAAAAAAATATTTATAGTCTTGTCATACAACGGTTTTTCATGTCCTGCATGGATAAGTGTATTTTTGACGAAAAGACTATGCTAATTAAAAATGGGGAATACACTTATAAGACTACTGTTAAATCAATCGTTGAACCTGGATGGAAGAATGCAGAAAGCAAATTAGAGAGCGAAGGCACTAATAAAGATGATGATGATAAAATACAGTTTTTTGATGAAAATCACTGTTATCTTAAAAATACAGAAATTGTAAAAAAAATGACAACTCCTAAAAAAGAGTTTACAGAAACTTCATTACTTGCATTTATGGAAAATCCTACGATGGAAAACACAGATGAAAAACTTGTAGGGCTTGGAACACCTGCTACACGAGGAAATATACTTTCAAAATTGGAAGAATATTCTTATGTAGTTAAAAATCAGAAAAAGTATTATGCAACAGAAAAGGCTTTTTTTCTCCTGAAACTTCTTTTTAAAAATCCGCTGACTGCAAAAATTGCAAGCATTTCTCAGACAACACAGTGGGAAAAACAGCTTGAATCATCTCCAGAAGAATTCGAGGAATATATTGAAAAGTTTATCTGTGACTGTGTAAAAACTCATCCTGAAGTTGAAAATTATGAAAAAGAAGGGATTGGAAAATGCCCTTTATGTGGTTCAAAAGTAATTGAAGGCAAAAAATCATATTTCTGTGAAAAACTTACTAAAGAACCAAAGTGCAGTTTCATAATTTATAAAAACTCATTCAGCACTTTAATTTCAAAGAAAGATGTACAGCTTATGTGTGAAGGAAAAGTTACAGGAGCAAAAAGTCTTACGAGCAAAACCGGAAAAACTTACCAGGCAAAGCTTAAATACAATATAGAAACAATGAAAATAGAACAGGTGTTCGTAAATAAATTCAAAAGGTAA
- a CDS encoding DEAD/DEAH box helicase codes for MAEVKELREYQKNTVEKVISSDKDLIICLPTGAGKTVIASSLIAELNKLDKTVIFIVPRLELIKQASKEFGDVDVIWADKTSLTGKKTIIASKDSLRTQCKKVPENLVLIFDEVHIGLEQTYNLIHLIKPQRVLGLTATPERMDGKALLKGTDSVHKFGCFDELLQEETVSGLIEKGYLTPLKYYTKPIEGITEIKPNEANGQELSDEQMIEIFDSNQVWGDLVKSYEQYGIQNGVKRSALGFTNTIAMAERVANIFNEAGYNFKVISGDMKIDKRETLIKELKTGKIDGLINAALLTYGFDCPPVSYAFSCRHIKSRPFWFQMVGRILRTCEGKTDAIFMDHGDSVSEFEEPTCSLPILDPFIKWRVDGEYKEEKAERKKQQKKERESLKLLQELDPLPCAMVEIKVENTWERMIKVLQKLKKENDGLFNLTQRLQKQSEILTHEKEMLQKELKNTNKRYVDNDKTFEFCKFNYCKVRNDLHEKFWNSPMYAKMDYQQKMNAEHNDTIKKLKEMEKKMPFLFDENVFNRSMSYWESHYRYLPKLYR; via the coding sequence ATGGCTGAGGTTAAAGAATTAAGAGAATATCAAAAAAATACTGTAGAAAAAGTAATAAGCAGTGATAAAGATTTAATTATCTGTTTACCTACGGGAGCTGGAAAAACTGTAATAGCATCTTCATTAATTGCTGAACTTAACAAGCTCGATAAAACTGTGATTTTTATAGTTCCTCGTCTTGAGTTAATAAAACAGGCTTCTAAAGAATTTGGAGATGTGGATGTTATATGGGCTGATAAAACATCTCTTACAGGAAAGAAAACAATCATTGCTTCTAAAGACAGCTTACGAACTCAGTGTAAAAAAGTTCCTGAAAATCTTGTTCTTATTTTTGATGAAGTTCATATCGGTCTTGAACAGACTTATAATCTCATTCATTTAATCAAACCTCAAAGAGTATTGGGATTGACAGCAACGCCTGAAAGAATGGACGGAAAAGCATTATTAAAGGGAACAGATAGTGTTCATAAGTTTGGATGTTTTGATGAGCTTTTACAGGAAGAAACTGTAAGCGGTTTAATTGAAAAAGGGTATTTGACTCCGCTTAAATATTATACAAAACCTATTGAAGGCATTACTGAAATTAAACCTAATGAAGCAAACGGACAGGAATTATCTGATGAACAGATGATTGAGATTTTTGACAGTAATCAGGTCTGGGGAGACCTTGTAAAATCTTATGAACAATACGGCATTCAAAACGGTGTAAAACGTTCGGCACTGGGATTTACAAATACTATTGCAATGGCTGAGCGTGTTGCAAATATTTTTAATGAAGCTGGTTATAACTTTAAAGTCATAAGCGGTGATATGAAGATTGATAAAAGAGAAACGCTTATAAAAGAATTAAAGACGGGTAAAATAGACGGTCTTATAAACGCAGCTCTTTTAACCTACGGATTTGATTGTCCGCCTGTAAGTTATGCTTTTAGCTGCAGACACATAAAATCCCGTCCGTTCTGGTTTCAAATGGTAGGCCGTATTTTAAGAACTTGTGAAGGAAAAACAGACGCTATTTTTATGGATCACGGTGACTCTGTATCTGAATTTGAAGAACCGACTTGTTCATTACCGATTCTTGACCCATTCATAAAATGGAGGGTAGACGGTGAGTACAAGGAAGAAAAAGCTGAAAGAAAAAAACAACAGAAAAAAGAACGGGAGTCTTTGAAATTACTGCAGGAGCTAGACCCATTGCCTTGTGCAATGGTTGAAATAAAAGTTGAAAATACATGGGAACGAATGATTAAGGTTCTTCAGAAATTGAAGAAAGAAAATGACGGACTTTTTAATCTGACACAGAGATTACAAAAGCAGTCTGAAATCCTTACACATGAAAAAGAAATGCTGCAGAAAGAATTAAAAAATACCAACAAAAGATATGTTGATAATGATAAGACCTTTGAATTCTGCAAATTCAATTACTGTAAAGTCAGAAATGATTTGCATGAAAAGTTCTGGAATTCTCCGATGTATGCCAAAATGGATTATCAGCAGAAAATGAATGCAGAACATAATGATACAATAAAAAAACTAAAGGAAATGGAAAAGAAAATGCCGTTTCTTTTTGATGAAAATGTGTTTAACAGGTCAATGTCTTATTGGGAAAGTCACTACAGATATTTACCAAAATTGTATAGATAA
- a CDS encoding ISNCY family transposase, producing the protein MMKLNDAQKEKRKILRNCINKKMTTREAAIQFGRTIRCVQKMIARYKERGDESLIHGNTGKKHTSEANELLEQIILDIFYNTRIKGKNPYEDISYQYFTEILLEEYGIKKSVSWVKSKMKKSGYKSPIKHNCKNKKEIHLMRDRKEHEGELVQADGTPYDWFKDGHNNCIQGFVDDATGYPTGLYMTKNECTLGYTEAFRNMATDHGIPLALYPDKAGVFFVNNKKKDDGEKHLTQFGIMMENMGVDMFPAHSPQAKGRVERFWNTIQHRLPNLFVLKGINTIEQANEFLRDEFPKIYKRWFPVEPKSKETCFVKADLKEVNSILKATFPGKVDKGGVFAFKGYRFFLPELVNQKILINLNEKEGLWVTSINNDRRYIPQLIETDTTGPMPEVTKLLIERVFLKNAKPRFREVYIDIDDVVLSQIQRKKTA; encoded by the coding sequence ATGATGAAATTAAACGATGCTCAAAAAGAAAAACGGAAAATTCTAAGAAATTGCATTAATAAAAAAATGACGACCAGGGAAGCTGCAATCCAGTTTGGTCGCACTATAAGATGTGTACAGAAGATGATTGCCCGCTATAAAGAGAGGGGAGATGAGTCTTTAATACACGGTAATACAGGTAAAAAGCATACCTCTGAGGCGAACGAGCTTTTAGAACAGATAATATTAGACATATTTTATAACACTCGCATTAAAGGAAAAAATCCCTATGAAGATATTTCTTATCAGTATTTTACTGAAATACTTTTGGAAGAATATGGAATTAAAAAATCAGTTTCCTGGGTAAAATCCAAGATGAAGAAAAGCGGATATAAAAGTCCAATTAAGCATAACTGTAAGAACAAAAAAGAAATCCATCTTATGAGAGATAGAAAAGAGCATGAGGGAGAACTTGTTCAGGCAGACGGCACTCCTTATGACTGGTTCAAAGACGGACATAACAATTGCATTCAGGGATTTGTCGATGATGCAACAGGCTATCCGACTGGTTTATACATGACGAAAAATGAATGTACACTGGGATATACGGAAGCATTCAGGAACATGGCAACTGACCACGGCATTCCGCTTGCATTATATCCAGACAAGGCAGGAGTTTTTTTTGTCAATAATAAGAAAAAGGACGATGGCGAAAAGCATTTAACTCAGTTCGGCATAATGATGGAGAACATGGGTGTAGATATGTTTCCGGCTCACAGCCCGCAGGCAAAAGGAAGAGTTGAACGATTTTGGAACACAATACAGCACCGTCTTCCAAATTTGTTTGTTCTTAAAGGAATAAATACTATTGAACAGGCAAATGAGTTTTTAAGAGATGAATTTCCTAAGATTTATAAAAGGTGGTTTCCGGTCGAGCCGAAATCAAAAGAAACCTGCTTTGTAAAGGCAGATCTGAAGGAGGTAAACAGCATCTTAAAGGCTACTTTTCCTGGAAAAGTTGATAAAGGCGGAGTGTTTGCATTTAAAGGTTACAGGTTCTTTTTGCCGGAACTGGTCAATCAGAAAATACTCATAAACCTCAACGAAAAAGAAGGTTTATGGGTAACATCAATAAATAATGACAGAAGGTATATTCCTCAGCTTATAGAAACAGATACTACAGGTCCAATG
- a CDS encoding relaxase/mobilization nuclease domain-containing protein: MHKDSITGTEVIDYDFFGKKIYPPRKIKQTDAGKEIAALLRELDYMFYPGRREKKEFHSRVGGGISRKQPCMVKLYYTDNKVSHKEFLRRYMTQENKKSVTDKPELFNYEYDEVPESVIVDYEENKMVDLGFKFIISPESQKIPMKELVRQYVHNLEKITGHKFTWFGAVHTDTGQIHAHLLINGVDKVTVEEIRFGREIVKEVARNIASNISTNLVGPRSAEAIEIARKKLPYAKRWTLIDDHITKYGYYREFENTRMVSGSEFEAEKTTTDDIELIRLNTLVEMGLAIVYRKENPPKYYLEKGWKDKLKAVGRYNTYLEVRNRLRFTPFYNLELYNGSMGQVEGVVSQVYNMDDENIWNNAIVIENKKLNKAWYVPTRIKLKDEDLGKFITVKAEKNQKGVLRPFITIH; the protein is encoded by the coding sequence ATGCACAAAGATTCAATAACCGGAACAGAAGTCATTGATTATGACTTTTTTGGAAAGAAAATATATCCTCCTCGAAAAATTAAGCAGACTGATGCTGGGAAAGAAATTGCTGCTCTTCTTCGTGAATTAGACTATATGTTTTATCCTGGAAGGAGAGAGAAAAAAGAATTTCATTCAAGAGTTGGTGGTGGTATTTCTCGAAAGCAGCCTTGCATGGTAAAGCTCTATTACACGGATAACAAGGTATCTCATAAAGAATTTTTAAGACGGTACATGACTCAGGAAAATAAAAAGAGTGTTACTGATAAACCTGAATTATTCAATTATGAATATGATGAAGTACCGGAATCTGTAATAGTTGATTATGAAGAAAACAAAATGGTTGATTTGGGGTTTAAATTCATAATAAGTCCTGAAAGTCAGAAAATACCCATGAAAGAGCTTGTAAGGCAATATGTACATAATCTTGAAAAAATAACAGGTCATAAATTCACATGGTTTGGAGCTGTTCACACTGATACTGGTCAGATTCATGCACATCTTTTGATTAATGGTGTTGATAAAGTAACTGTAGAAGAAATAAGATTTGGAAGGGAAATTGTAAAAGAAGTTGCAAGAAATATTGCCAGTAATATTAGTACGAATCTCGTTGGGCCGAGAAGTGCAGAAGCTATAGAAATTGCAAGAAAGAAACTTCCTTATGCAAAACGGTGGACTCTTATTGATGACCACATTACTAAATATGGTTATTACAGGGAATTTGAAAATACAAGAATGGTTTCTGGAAGTGAATTTGAAGCTGAAAAAACTACTACAGATGATATTGAGCTTATAAGGCTTAATACCCTTGTCGAAATGGGGCTTGCAATAGTTTACAGAAAAGAAAATCCGCCAAAATACTATCTTGAAAAAGGCTGGAAGGATAAGCTTAAAGCTGTCGGCCGTTACAACACTTATCTTGAAGTAAGAAACCGCCTTCGCTTTACCCCTTTTTACAACCTTGAACTTTATAACGGTAGTATGGGGCAGGTTGAGGGAGTAGTTTCTCAGGTCTATAACATGGATGATGAGAATATCTGGAATAATGCAATTGTAATTGAAAACAAAAAACTTAATAAAGCATGGTATGTGCCTACAAGGATAAAACTCAAAGATGAAGACCTCGGAAAGTTCATCACAGTAAAGGCAGAAAAGAACCAGAAAGGAGTTTTACGGCCTTTTATCACAATTCATTAA
- a CDS encoding restriction endonuclease, which produces MTTGTKVFWIIFIILCFLINAAATFIKIRHIKKIREAKIVYKNINNIKNDNKGWLFSYLRKVDPFVFEELVLISFKKQGFRIKRNRQYTHDGGIDGRVRKNGKKYLIQTKRYSDYINIAHVKEFIKTCRYYKVSGYFVHTGKTGEETKELLKKNPQIKLISGEKLYEFFILDYPKSKDLFFEGKL; this is translated from the coding sequence ATGACTACAGGAACAAAAGTCTTCTGGATTATTTTTATTATCCTTTGTTTTTTAATAAATGCTGCAGCAACCTTTATAAAGATCCGGCATATAAAAAAAATAAGGGAAGCGAAAATTGTTTATAAAAATATTAACAATATAAAAAATGACAATAAAGGATGGCTGTTCAGTTATCTGCGGAAAGTAGACCCGTTTGTTTTTGAAGAGCTTGTTTTAATTTCTTTTAAGAAACAAGGATTCAGAATAAAACGAAATAGACAATACACACATGATGGCGGAATTGACGGTCGTGTAAGAAAAAACGGAAAGAAATATTTGATTCAGACAAAAAGATATTCTGACTATATAAACATTGCTCATGTGAAAGAATTCATTAAGACCTGCAGGTATTATAAGGTTTCAGGCTATTTCGTGCATACAGGTAAAACCGGAGAAGAGACTAAGGAACTGTTAAAAAAGAATCCTCAGATAAAGCTTATAAGCGGAGAAAAGCTTTATGAGTTTTTTATCTTAGATTATCCAAAAAGCAAAGATTTATTTTTTGAAGGCAAGCTGTAA
- a CDS encoding IS256 family transposase, translating to MKRILEIEENSNSPTIDLLEKAIRARAREVIESLYEDEVQRFLNKTSSIVDKTGNKLVVRNGFHKERTILTTNGYVTVRLPRVDDRALEEKDRFVSKVLPPFARKTPTVEAILSAAYLAGISSNKFSAMLHDVLGKEAKGLSPSVITKLTVKWQAEYDEWRKRDLSGKEYVYVWADGIYVKSRLDGEKTCLLVIIGVTVEGKKELVAVQAGIRESTESWRGVLLDLKFRGLTKAPKLAVCDGALGFQNAVDEIWGQLKIQRCWFHKSMNILDKLPDCVQTQATKMIRDMWQADKRANALKAYDLFIETFGKKYPKATECLEKDKEDLFRFYDYPAEHWAHIRTSNPIESTFATVRLRHKSTKGNGSSAASVAMAFKLCLQAEKNWRRLRGFKQLELVAKNIIFVDGEQMKAA from the coding sequence ATGAAAAGAATACTGGAAATTGAAGAAAATTCCAATAGTCCAACGATTGATTTGCTTGAAAAAGCAATCCGCGCAAGAGCACGTGAAGTAATTGAAAGTCTTTACGAGGATGAAGTTCAGCGTTTTCTTAATAAAACTTCTTCTATCGTAGACAAAACCGGAAACAAACTTGTAGTAAGAAACGGCTTTCACAAAGAACGGACAATTCTTACTACAAACGGTTACGTTACAGTCAGGCTTCCCAGAGTTGATGACCGTGCACTTGAAGAAAAGGATCGCTTTGTAAGCAAAGTCCTTCCTCCGTTTGCAAGAAAAACTCCGACAGTAGAAGCAATACTTTCCGCTGCCTACCTTGCAGGAATTTCTTCAAACAAGTTTTCAGCCATGCTCCATGATGTTCTTGGTAAAGAAGCAAAGGGCCTGAGTCCGTCAGTCATAACAAAGCTTACTGTAAAATGGCAGGCTGAATATGACGAATGGCGCAAACGAGATCTTTCCGGAAAGGAATACGTTTATGTTTGGGCAGACGGAATTTACGTAAAGTCCCGGCTTGACGGTGAAAAGACCTGCCTTCTGGTAATAATTGGCGTAACTGTTGAAGGCAAAAAAGAACTTGTGGCTGTACAGGCCGGAATTCGCGAGTCAACGGAAAGTTGGCGTGGAGTTTTGCTTGATTTGAAATTCCGCGGACTGACAAAAGCACCAAAATTGGCAGTCTGCGACGGAGCGCTTGGGTTTCAAAATGCAGTTGATGAAATCTGGGGCCAGCTAAAAATTCAGAGATGCTGGTTCCACAAGTCCATGAACATTCTGGACAAATTGCCTGACTGTGTGCAGACTCAGGCCACAAAAATGATTCGGGATATGTGGCAGGCAGACAAACGTGCAAACGCCTTGAAAGCCTACGACTTATTTATAGAAACTTTCGGAAAAAAATATCCGAAGGCAACGGAATGTCTTGAAAAAGACAAGGAGGATTTGTTCCGCTTTTATGATTATCCGGCGGAACATTGGGCTCACATTAGAACGTCGAATCCGATTGAATCGACATTTGCAACAGTCAGGTTGCGCCACAAGTCAACAAAAGGAAACGGCTCTTCCGCTGCTTCTGTTGCAATGGCTTTCAAGCTTTGTCTTCAGGCAGAGAAAAACTGGCGACGGCTCAGGGGATTTAAACAACTTGAACTTGTCGCCAAAAATATAATTTTTGTGGACGGTGAACAAATGAAGGCTGCCTGA
- a CDS encoding AAA family ATPase produces the protein MLTRFTVGNFRSFDKNQTLSLIANTGTRHNERLFKTKDMNLLKFGAIFGANAAGKSNFIKAISFAQRVTIFGTEFIKDELYFKLNPLNKEQPSYFEFELCIDEKIYAYGFEVIISKKQITEEWLVELGKTHDTDIFSRNTVTGTLSFNKSMLTEKYEERMKVYVDDFLRVQNKSFLEYIISNKEELFKQNPQLEILKKIFNWILELNISYPNTTITGYDCFSVSNLKTLLSVIKYFNTDITGIRKNEITKEAALEKTSSDFKKHIENRLQTACKSDCNGSPDSCKNCGFKMNINGRLIFVTFENREPKFTEVTFIHNNYENVEFSLSEESEGTQRLLNLLSVLLTQRENSVFIIDEIDRSLHPQLTVKFVQVFLDIAKNKNIQLLISTHESHLLNLDILRQDEIFMFDKKTNGASIVSPFDRFKERFDAKIEARYLDGRYGGVPIFDRVFPFDVLQQSEK, from the coding sequence ATGTTGACCCGATTTACAGTTGGTAATTTTCGCTCTTTTGATAAAAACCAGACACTTTCACTTATTGCAAATACAGGCACAAGACACAATGAACGTCTTTTTAAAACAAAAGATATGAATCTTTTAAAATTCGGTGCAATATTCGGAGCAAATGCAGCCGGCAAATCCAACTTTATTAAGGCAATAAGTTTTGCACAGAGAGTTACCATTTTTGGAACGGAGTTCATAAAGGACGAACTTTATTTTAAACTAAATCCTCTTAATAAAGAGCAGCCGTCATATTTTGAATTTGAACTTTGTATTGATGAAAAAATTTATGCTTATGGCTTTGAAGTAATTATTTCAAAAAAGCAGATTACAGAAGAATGGCTTGTTGAACTTGGTAAAACTCATGACACAGATATATTTTCACGTAATACGGTAACCGGAACTCTTTCTTTTAATAAATCAATGCTCACTGAAAAATATGAAGAACGGATGAAAGTATATGTTGATGATTTTTTAAGAGTTCAGAATAAGTCATTTTTGGAATATATCATCAGCAATAAAGAAGAACTTTTTAAGCAAAATCCTCAACTCGAAATTCTTAAAAAAATATTCAACTGGATTCTCGAATTAAATATTTCATATCCTAATACAACAATTACAGGATATGACTGTTTTTCAGTTTCTAATTTAAAAACTCTTCTTTCGGTTATTAAGTATTTTAATACTGATATTACAGGAATCAGAAAAAATGAAATTACAAAAGAAGCCGCACTTGAAAAAACTTCTTCTGATTTTAAAAAGCACATAGAAAATCGTCTGCAAACAGCATGTAAATCAGACTGTAATGGATCTCCCGATAGTTGTAAGAATTGTGGTTTCAAAATGAATATTAATGGAAGGCTCATTTTTGTTACATTTGAAAATCGTGAACCTAAATTCACCGAAGTAACATTTATTCATAATAACTATGAAAATGTTGAATTTTCTTTAAGTGAAGAATCCGAAGGAACGCAAAGGTTGTTAAATTTATTATCTGTTTTACTCACACAAAGAGAGAATTCAGTTTTTATTATTGACGAAATAGACAGAAGTCTTCATCCTCAGCTTACTGTAAAATTCGTACAGGTTTTCCTTGATATTGCAAAAAACAAGAACATTCAGCTGCTTATTTCAACTCACGAAAGTCACCTTTTGAATCTTGATATTCTACGACAGGATGAAATTTTCATGTTCGACAAAAAAACAAATGGAGCAAGCATAGTTTCTCCTTTTGACAGATTCAAAGAACGCTTTGACGCAAAAATTGAAGCCCGTTACCTCGACGGACGGTACGGAGGAGTTCCAATTTTTGACAGAGTATTTCCATTCGATGTTCTTCAGCAGTCTGAAAAATAG
- a CDS encoding DUF4406 domain-containing protein has product MKFDVNKVYTAVNASELKIGDKVYVADRLADLKRIVEMDQVEYVIKIGAIQKENEVNRFIVKDDYSDDMIDYALAYLVERASEKRKKTVYISGQITGLDEGEYKALFNKAEDVLRQFGYEPVNPATLDETENTKNWSWHDYMKRDIKLICDCDYIYLLPNWRNSKGATFEYMIADALNIPCLNIQDVQEALG; this is encoded by the coding sequence ATGAAGTTCGATGTGAATAAAGTATATACCGCGGTAAACGCAAGTGAGCTTAAAATTGGTGATAAAGTATATGTTGCTGATCGTTTAGCCGATTTAAAAAGGATAGTTGAAATGGATCAGGTTGAGTATGTGATAAAAATAGGGGCTATACAGAAAGAAAATGAAGTTAATAGATTTATTGTAAAGGATGATTATTCAGATGATATGATTGATTACGCTCTTGCATATCTTGTAGAAAGAGCATCTGAAAAGAGAAAAAAAACTGTCTACATAAGCGGACAGATTACAGGACTTGATGAGGGCGAGTACAAGGCTCTTTTCAACAAAGCGGAGGATGTTCTCCGACAGTTTGGATATGAGCCTGTAAATCCAGCGACACTTGATGAAACAGAAAACACAAAGAACTGGAGCTGGCACGACTACATGAAGCGCGATATAAAACTGATTTGCGACTGCGATTATATCTACCTTCTTCCGAACTGGAGAAATTCCAAGGGCGCAACGTTTGAGTATATGATAGCGGATGCTCTGAACATTCCGTGTCTTAATATACAGGATGTTCAAGAGGCTCTGGGATAA